The proteins below come from a single Candidatus Palauibacter soopunensis genomic window:
- the aroA gene encoding 3-phosphoshikimate 1-carboxyvinyltransferase: MRVPGDKSISHRAALIAPLASSASVVHGLSDGADVRASVRAMRRLGAAVECEEGERGLTIRCAGGGLDLTSAPRLDCGNSGTTARLLAGILAGSGVAAVLDGDPSLRSRPMRRVIYPLQAMGARIEYDGEPERLPVRLRGRATGTLRTLRHRGRVASAQVKSAVLLAGVLARVRVEVSEPALSRDHTERMLAEMGVPLAFDPARTGAGEVSFDPSDWEGALRGLRMTVPGDPSSAAFLIGASLLCGRTVRVEAVGANPGRIGFLSVLEEMGARVDRDPASAEGGEPRETWTVHPPDGLRAFSIGGDLIPRVIDEIPLLAVLAARAWGRSEIRDAAELRVKESDRLAVLARTLEGLGVAVEEKSDGLTIQGRAGRLRGDVETRGDHRIAMAFGVLDAAGDADLRIDDRACADVSYPDFWGALEPFRRGSRRRPPSRAGRVIAVDGPAASGKSSTAASVARRLGFVHVNSGLLYRAITWWALDRGIAEDEPSIEAAVSGLDVGLVPAHGGFDVSVAGTRPGPDLESPEVTARVSAVSALPAVREVVLDRLRRAGRHHAIICDGRDIGTAVFPDADLKIFLVADAGERARRRLRQRAVSFTEGDIERETRRLEARDRRDRSRPLSPLRRAPDAIEIDTTSMPPDHVVDAILELAASAFR; the protein is encoded by the coding sequence GTGCGCGTACCCGGGGACAAGTCGATCTCCCACCGCGCCGCGCTCATCGCGCCGCTCGCATCGTCGGCGTCCGTCGTGCACGGCCTCTCGGACGGCGCCGATGTGCGTGCGAGCGTGCGAGCGATGCGGCGACTCGGCGCCGCCGTGGAGTGCGAGGAGGGGGAGCGCGGTCTCACGATCCGTTGTGCGGGCGGGGGGCTCGACCTCACCTCGGCTCCGCGGCTCGATTGCGGGAACAGCGGGACGACGGCACGCCTCCTCGCCGGGATCCTGGCGGGTTCCGGCGTCGCGGCGGTCCTGGACGGCGATCCATCGCTTCGCAGCCGCCCCATGCGCCGCGTCATCTATCCGCTGCAGGCCATGGGGGCGCGCATCGAGTACGACGGGGAGCCGGAGCGGCTTCCCGTGCGGCTCCGGGGGCGAGCCACGGGGACGTTACGGACCTTGCGCCACCGCGGCCGGGTCGCCAGCGCCCAGGTCAAGTCGGCCGTGCTCCTGGCGGGTGTGCTGGCCCGCGTGCGGGTCGAAGTCAGCGAGCCCGCTCTTTCCCGGGACCACACGGAGCGCATGCTGGCCGAGATGGGCGTGCCGCTCGCATTCGATCCCGCGCGGACCGGGGCGGGGGAGGTGAGTTTCGATCCATCCGATTGGGAGGGTGCGCTCAGGGGTCTCCGCATGACCGTTCCCGGCGACCCGTCCTCGGCTGCCTTTCTGATCGGGGCGTCGCTCCTCTGCGGCCGAACGGTGAGGGTCGAAGCCGTGGGCGCCAATCCCGGACGCATCGGTTTTCTTTCCGTGCTCGAGGAAATGGGGGCCCGCGTCGACCGGGATCCCGCGTCGGCCGAGGGCGGGGAACCGCGCGAGACGTGGACCGTCCATCCCCCGGACGGCCTGCGGGCGTTCTCGATCGGCGGCGACCTGATCCCGCGGGTGATCGACGAGATTCCGCTCCTCGCCGTCCTTGCCGCCCGGGCGTGGGGCCGTTCGGAGATTCGCGACGCGGCCGAGCTGCGCGTGAAGGAAAGCGACCGCCTCGCCGTGCTGGCCCGGACGCTCGAGGGACTAGGCGTCGCCGTGGAGGAAAAGTCCGACGGTCTCACGATCCAGGGCCGTGCCGGACGGCTGCGCGGCGACGTCGAAACACGCGGCGACCACCGGATCGCCATGGCGTTCGGGGTTCTCGACGCGGCGGGGGATGCCGACCTGCGGATCGACGACCGCGCGTGCGCGGACGTCTCGTATCCGGATTTCTGGGGCGCGCTCGAGCCCTTCCGCCGCGGCTCCCGCCGCAGGCCGCCTTCTCGGGCGGGACGAGTGATCGCCGTGGACGGTCCCGCCGCTTCCGGCAAGAGCAGCACGGCCGCGAGCGTGGCCCGGCGACTCGGCTTCGTGCATGTGAACTCCGGACTGCTCTACCGGGCGATCACCTGGTGGGCCCTCGACCGGGGCATCGCGGAGGACGAGCCGTCGATCGAGGCCGCGGTGTCCGGGCTGGACGTCGGTCTCGTCCCCGCGCACGGCGGATTCGATGTATCCGTCGCCGGGACCCGGCCCGGCCCCGACCTCGAATCGCCCGAGGTGACCGCGCGTGTGTCCGCCGTTTCGGCGCTTCCGGCGGTTCGGGAGGTCGTGCTGGATCGTCTGCGCCGGGCGGGCCGCCACCATGCGATCATCTGCGACGGACGTGACATCGGCACCGCCGTATTCCCCGACGCGGACCTGAAGATCTTCCTCGTGGCGGATGCCGGCGAGCGAGCCCGCCGTCGACTGCGCCAGCGCGCCGTTTCCTTCACGGAGGGCGACATCGAGCGCGAGACCCGGCGGCTCGAGGCACGCGACCGGCGGGATCGATCGCGTCCGTTGTCCCCGCTGCGACGAGCTCCCGACGCGATCGAGATCGATACGACCTCCATGCCCCCGGACCACGTCGTGGACGCGATCCTCGAGCTTGCGGCCTCCGCTTTCCGTTGA
- a CDS encoding 30S ribosomal protein S1, translating to MPDDTNPQTDVPETDIPEAADASPEVDDAAQEEPEVAVATPVAFEPSAIDLDLDADPRDDSQHDQAEYAELYALYEDTLSRITEGEIVSAQVIGKTETDIILDVGFKSEGAVPLEEFADPDEVQMGDSVDVLLESLEDEEGVVVLSKKKADFLRVWEKIKDAFDNNRPVQGRIKRKIKGGVTVDLMGVDAFLPGSQIALRRVPNVDDLLGDEYDFKILKLNKRRRNIVVSRRVLLEEERAGKREELKKELSVGDVRPGIVKNITDFGAFIDLGGMDGLLHITDMSWGRIGHPSEVCEIGQSLEIKILDIDWDRERISLGLKQLQEYPWKNVAEKYPVGTRVLGRVVSITNYGAFVELERGIEGLVHISEMSWTRNVRHPSQLVGINDKVECVVLRVDEEAQKISLGMKQVEEDPWLALPAQYPPGTKIRGLVRNLTSFGAFVEVEAGIDGLVHISDMSWTRRVQHPAEVLRKGEEVDVVVLSIDPDQKRISLGLKQVQEDPWYQLAQAYQPGREVAGSITRLLEKGVVVDLGSDLEGFVPISQLGVDAPTTEPADHFDEGHQLELRVLETDPINRRIVLAVVDAPDVPYDAEEVEYENMAASKSGSAADDTDEGEQSDSGGEAGE from the coding sequence ATGCCCGACGACACGAACCCTCAGACCGACGTCCCCGAGACCGACATCCCCGAAGCCGCGGACGCGTCGCCGGAAGTCGACGACGCCGCTCAGGAAGAGCCGGAGGTCGCCGTCGCGACACCGGTCGCCTTTGAGCCCAGCGCCATTGATCTGGATCTGGATGCGGATCCCCGGGATGACTCCCAGCACGATCAGGCGGAGTACGCCGAACTCTACGCGCTCTACGAGGACACCCTCAGTCGTATCACGGAAGGCGAGATCGTCTCCGCGCAGGTCATCGGAAAAACCGAGACCGACATCATCCTGGATGTCGGCTTCAAGTCCGAAGGAGCCGTTCCGCTAGAAGAGTTCGCGGATCCGGACGAAGTGCAGATGGGCGATTCCGTCGATGTCCTCCTCGAGAGCCTCGAGGATGAAGAAGGCGTCGTCGTCCTCTCGAAGAAGAAGGCGGATTTCCTCCGCGTGTGGGAGAAGATCAAGGATGCCTTCGACAACAACCGTCCCGTACAGGGGCGTATCAAGCGGAAGATCAAGGGTGGAGTGACCGTCGACCTCATGGGGGTCGACGCTTTCCTGCCCGGGTCCCAGATCGCGCTTCGCCGCGTGCCCAACGTCGACGACCTCCTGGGCGACGAGTACGACTTCAAGATCCTCAAGCTCAACAAGCGCCGCCGGAACATCGTGGTGAGCCGTCGCGTCCTTCTCGAGGAGGAGCGGGCGGGGAAGCGCGAGGAACTCAAGAAGGAGCTGTCGGTGGGCGACGTGCGCCCCGGAATCGTCAAGAACATCACGGACTTCGGCGCTTTCATCGACCTTGGCGGGATGGACGGCCTCCTCCACATCACGGACATGTCCTGGGGGCGCATCGGCCATCCGTCGGAAGTCTGCGAGATCGGCCAGTCGCTCGAGATCAAGATCCTCGACATCGACTGGGACCGGGAGAGAATCTCGCTCGGCCTCAAGCAGCTTCAGGAGTACCCCTGGAAGAACGTGGCGGAGAAATACCCGGTCGGGACACGCGTGCTGGGCCGGGTCGTCTCCATCACGAACTACGGCGCCTTCGTGGAACTCGAGCGCGGTATCGAGGGGCTCGTCCACATCTCCGAGATGTCATGGACCCGCAACGTCCGCCATCCCTCTCAGCTCGTCGGCATCAACGACAAGGTCGAATGTGTCGTGCTGCGCGTCGATGAGGAGGCGCAGAAGATCTCGCTCGGGATGAAGCAGGTGGAGGAGGACCCGTGGCTGGCGCTCCCGGCGCAGTACCCGCCGGGGACGAAGATCCGCGGGCTCGTCCGCAACCTCACGTCCTTCGGCGCCTTCGTGGAGGTCGAGGCGGGAATCGACGGTCTCGTCCATATCTCCGACATGAGCTGGACGCGGCGGGTGCAGCATCCGGCCGAGGTGCTCCGCAAAGGGGAGGAGGTCGATGTCGTCGTTCTCTCGATCGATCCCGACCAGAAACGGATCTCCCTAGGCTTGAAGCAGGTGCAGGAAGATCCGTGGTATCAGCTCGCGCAGGCGTACCAGCCGGGGCGGGAAGTGGCGGGCTCGATCACGAGGCTGCTCGAGAAGGGCGTCGTCGTGGACCTCGGGAGCGATCTCGAAGGGTTCGTGCCGATCTCGCAACTCGGCGTGGACGCGCCGACCACCGAGCCGGCCGACCACTTCGACGAGGGGCATCAGCTGGAACTGCGCGTACTCGAGACGGACCCGATCAACCGCCGCATCGTTCTCGCCGTCGTGGACGCGCCCGATGTCCCGTATGACGCCGAGGAAGTAGAGTACGAGAACATGGCGGCGTCGAAGTCCGGTTCCGCGGCGGATGACACGGACGAGGGAGAACAGTCCGATTCCGGTGGTGAGGCAGGGGAGTAG